The following nucleotide sequence is from Lacinutrix sp. Hel_I_90.
GTACAATAGCATTATGCCCAATGGAGACATTATTTCCAATTACCGTTGGGTATTTTTGATAGGTACAATGCACCACTGCTCCATCTTGCACATTGACCTTATTTCCTAATCTTATGTAATTAACGTCACCTCGTAAAACAGCATTAAACCAAATACTACATTGGTTTCCTACTTCTACATCGCCAACAATGGTAGCATTTTCTGCGATGTAACAATCTTCTGGTAATTTTGGTGATTTTCCGTTTACTGGTTTTATTATTGGCATAGTCTTTCTTTAAAAAAGGAGACTCATACCTTTGGTTGTTGAGTTTCCTTTAGAGTTAAATTATTTTCAATTTTTTTACCACGGGCTTTGCTTGTGGTACATATTATATAGAGGAATTCCTTTTTAATAATTCATTCATGACCTCTCTGTCTATAGCAGACATTTATTAGTTACTTAAAATAAGATAAGAGTTCAGATTTTTTGGAGGGTGAGACCATGACTTCTTTTCCATTACTTAAAATGACGCTTCCTCCTTTACCTTTAACATACTTAACCACCTCATTGACATTGACGAGGTAACTTTTGTGAATCCGCGCAAAGTTTGAATCTTGTAGTGCCTCTTCAAAATACTTGAGTGTCTTACTAACGACTTTCTTTTTGTTATTATTGAGATAGATTTCGGTATAATTATCATCTGCTTTACAGAATAATATATCTGCTGTACTAATCACTTCAAAACCATCTTGCTGAGGAATGGTTATTTTTCCATCAATATTATTTGTGGTATTAGGCACTAACACCTGATCTTGCAATGCATCTTCTTTTGTTTTTATTTCAACGACATAGTCAACCGCTTTAATTAACTCGTCAATATCAATTGGCTTCATTAAATAATAAGAGGCATGGGCATTTAAAGCATCAAGGGCATAATGGTTATAAGCGGTAACGAAAACAGTTTCGAAATGACGATCGCCTACTTTATCTAATAAATCGAACGCATTGCCATAAGGCATTTCTACATCTAGGAACACCAAATCCAGTTCTTGAGTTCTTATTAATTCTAGAGCCTCATTTATGTTAGATGCTTCTCCTACAATGTCAACATTGGGACAGTATTTATTGAGATAGTTTTTTAAGATTTCTCTACTGGTTTCTTCGTCTTCTACTAGTATTGATTTTAGTTTCATTTGTTTTTTATGAGTTGGAAGCTTAGCCTTTAAAGCTTGAAATTTCTGGTTTAATCCTTTTTTAATCGCGTCTCAAAGTTACGACAACCTTTGTTCCTGTATCACCTTCTACTTGGTAATCGTCAATAAAGACGTCAACCTTATCTTTATACATTTCATTTAAAATAGACACCCGTTTTTTAATATTGCCCATGCCTTTAGAGTTTTGCTTTTGTTGATTTTCGGTTTTTAAAGCCTGTGATTTTTCGCGTCCAATACCATTATCTGCAATGGTAATAGAAATCTCATCTTTAGCAGTTTTAGTTATTGAAATGTCTAAAAACCCTTTTTCTTTTTTATAACGTAAGCCGTGCCAAACCGCATTCTCTATATATGGTTGTAACAACATGGGAGGAATTTGATAACTATCTACATCTACCGACTCAGCTATTGTGATGTTATAATCAAACTTATCTTGAAATCTAAAATGCTCGAGTTTGGTGTATAGTTCCAGTAATTCTATCTCTTTTTGTAACGGAATAAAATCTTGCTCACTATTTTCTAAAACCGCTCGCATAAGTTTAGAGAAATCACTTAAATATCGGTTAGCTGTGCGCTCATCGTTCGTTGCAATAAAACTGTTAACCGAATTTAGTGCGTTGAATATAAAATGCGGATTCATCTGACTGCGTAACGATTTTAAAGCCAACAAATTATTAGCCAGCTTTTGTTGTTTGATGTATTTATACATTAAATAAGCGGTTAATAATAACAGTAATAAACCGCCAATAAGTGAATAGATAATTATTTTCTGATTCTTATTTTGCTCAATATTAAGCTGATATTTACCTTCAGACAATTCCCGGTCTTTTTCAAGAGAAACAATCCGATTTTGATTTTCAGAAATGCGTTTTGCTAATCTTGTCGCCTGAGTGATTTCTTGATTTTTTTTAATATATAACTCCTCTACAGACTCAGTATACGCTTTATATGTTTCGTATGCCTTTTCATAGTTTCCAGTGACATCGTACACTTCAGACAGCTTTCTTTTTGCATCTTTTTCTACTACTAAATCCTCTCGTTTATCTGCCTCAGCAATACTTTTTTCTAAATACGGAATGGCTTCTACATAGTTTTTCTGAAGGTATAAGGCATTCCCTATTTTATAATTTTGTTTTTGAATTGTGAAATCACTTTCATTGCCTACTATCGCATCTGTTTCTATATCTTTAATATCAAGAATAGCTTCTTCTCGAAGTTTAATCTCATCGGCGTAATCCTCTTTAGAATTATTAAAATCGGCAACCTTTATTTTTTCTTCAACCGCTCGTTTTTTGTTTTCTTTTGAAGCTAAACTAAGTGAATTACCGTAAAACTCTTTTGCTTTATTAGTCTTTCCGCTCGCATCAAAAGTTTCTGCAATTTTAGAATTTAAATCGGTGACTTTTGGCATAATTAAATGCTTTTGCGCTAGGCCCAAGCCTTC
It contains:
- a CDS encoding gamma carbonic anhydrase family protein; this translates as MPIIKPVNGKSPKLPEDCYIAENATIVGDVEVGNQCSIWFNAVLRGDVNYIRLGNKVNVQDGAVVHCTYQKYPTVIGNNVSIGHNAIVHGCTIHDNVLIGMGSIVMDNCIVESNSIIAAGAVVTQNTRVASGSIYAGVPAKKVKDISEELINGEINRIAENYVKYSGWFKAE
- a CDS encoding LytTR family DNA-binding domain-containing protein; the encoded protein is MKLKSILVEDEETSREILKNYLNKYCPNVDIVGEASNINEALELIRTQELDLVFLDVEMPYGNAFDLLDKVGDRHFETVFVTAYNHYALDALNAHASYYLMKPIDIDELIKAVDYVVEIKTKEDALQDQVLVPNTTNNIDGKITIPQQDGFEVISTADILFCKADDNYTEIYLNNNKKKVVSKTLKYFEEALQDSNFARIHKSYLVNVNEVVKYVKGKGGSVILSNGKEVMVSPSKKSELLSYFK
- a CDS encoding histidine kinase; protein product: MKSSTAKDRDAFFSVRGFVRENATYEPVSDVNIQVNGGAYTASNNAGEFRIKVKQGDELTISHEDFETIYYTIKDDDRITVDVMPRTGSSDVNLFKAKQNNTFNNLIDSATTYKKISAEKSMQFIAEGIKKSNSVKENAEAFEVLGDVNMYWKQYDLAVSNYRISLNSYQSNEVKLKLGEAYMKNNNYQESVAIYSKLNTRELSNYQKVELYEGLGDVYFKMNDYKNAITAYKEGLGLAQKHLIMPKVTDLNSKIAETFDASGKTNKAKEFYGNSLSLASKENKKRAVEEKIKVADFNNSKEDYADEIKLREEAILDIKDIETDAIVGNESDFTIQKQNYKIGNALYLQKNYVEAIPYLEKSIAEADKREDLVVEKDAKRKLSEVYDVTGNYEKAYETYKAYTESVEELYIKKNQEITQATRLAKRISENQNRIVSLEKDRELSEGKYQLNIEQNKNQKIIIYSLIGGLLLLLLTAYLMYKYIKQQKLANNLLALKSLRSQMNPHFIFNALNSVNSFIATNDERTANRYLSDFSKLMRAVLENSEQDFIPLQKEIELLELYTKLEHFRFQDKFDYNITIAESVDVDSYQIPPMLLQPYIENAVWHGLRYKKEKGFLDISITKTAKDEISITIADNGIGREKSQALKTENQQKQNSKGMGNIKKRVSILNEMYKDKVDVFIDDYQVEGDTGTKVVVTLRRD